One genomic region from Microcystis panniformis FACHB-1757 encodes:
- a CDS encoding phage tail protein: MTINERTGQASILLNYLPAIFQEDSEANQPNFLGRFLLAFERILLGLGEVSSEVPQPGLEEILGGGNITDGSGTTQLAGVYRYFEPGANLNASQHTTRDFLPWLASWVALTLRDDWEENKKRLLIARATQLYRLRGTKRGLEEALIIYTQTGVQTTSDVGVQVNELNAPFQVGVHATIGKDTILDGGAPFFFWVQIVLPTANPERRKQQQEIVTAIVDLQKPAHTDYRQPITVVTPVFRIDVNSTVGIDTLLDPL; encoded by the coding sequence ATGACAATTAATGAAAGAACTGGACAGGCGAGTATTTTACTAAATTACCTACCGGCTATTTTTCAAGAAGATAGTGAAGCTAACCAGCCGAATTTTCTCGGTCGCTTTCTACTGGCTTTTGAAAGAATCCTCCTTGGTTTAGGAGAAGTATCTTCAGAAGTTCCTCAACCGGGTCTAGAAGAAATTCTGGGGGGAGGAAACATCACTGATGGTAGCGGAACAACCCAGTTAGCAGGAGTTTATCGGTATTTTGAGCCAGGAGCAAACTTAAACGCATCTCAACACACTACTAGGGATTTCTTACCTTGGCTGGCTAGTTGGGTAGCCTTGACTCTGCGGGATGATTGGGAAGAAAATAAGAAACGACTATTGATTGCTAGAGCAACTCAATTGTATCGGCTGCGAGGCACCAAACGCGGTTTAGAAGAGGCTTTAATTATTTATACCCAAACGGGGGTACAGACGACATCTGATGTTGGTGTGCAGGTCAATGAACTGAACGCGCCATTTCAGGTAGGTGTCCATGCTACCATTGGTAAAGATACCATCCTTGATGGTGGCGCTCCCTTCTTCTTTTGGGTGCAAATTGTTTTGCCAACGGCCAATCCTGAACGGCGCAAGCAACAGCAAGAGATTGTTACCGCTATTGTCGATTTACAAAAACCAGCTCACACTGACTATCGCCAACCGATTACAGTAGTAACGCCTGTATTTCGGATTGATGTTAATTCCACTGTAGGCATCGATACTCTTTTAGATCCGCTTTGA